The Xenopus laevis strain J_2021 chromosome 7S, Xenopus_laevis_v10.1, whole genome shotgun sequence genome includes a window with the following:
- the LOC121396159 gene encoding ankyrin repeat and protein kinase domain-containing protein 1-like, whose product MEKIKFNYIVQIYRICSNLIGIGMELMDNGSFEKMLPTHVLSWQLIFRFIHEIGLGMTFLHSMKPPLLHLDLKPGNILQDSHLHVKYSAILDCQRAERVSRCGTKRNQHFGSDECEDTTMAKYDCLAIESSITIQLYLSISVCLVNITLFRSVIFPHI is encoded by the exons ATGGAGAAGATTAAGTTCAATTATATTGTTCAGATTTATAGGATTTGCAGCAATCTCATTGGAATTGGAATGGAAttaatggataatggatcatttgAGAAAATGCTTCCAACTCATGTCCTCAGCTGGCAGTTGATATTtcgttttattcatgaaatagGGCTAGGCATGACTTTTCTGCATAGCATGAAACCCCCACTTCTTCATTTGGATCTAAAACCAGGGAATATTCTTCAGGATAGTCATTTACACGTGAAG TATTCAGCAATCTTGGATTGTCAGAGAGCAGAGAGGGTCAGCAGATGTGGGACAAAAAGGAACCAGCACTTTGGATCAGATGAATGTGAAGATACTACTATGGCAAAATATGATTGTTTGGCAATAGAGAGTAGTATTACCATACAACTTTACTTATCTATATCTGTGTGCCTGGTTAATATAACACTTTTCCGATCAGTTATATTTCCACACATATAA